The following proteins are co-located in the Cherax quadricarinatus isolate ZL_2023a chromosome 26, ASM3850222v1, whole genome shotgun sequence genome:
- the LOC128691503 gene encoding uncharacterized protein, whose amino-acid sequence MQSTHTVMRSLSVMVVLAVMAGVCYGGLIGGLGGYGGHGGYGGLSGLGGLGGLGGLGGLGGLGGISGLGGHGGYGGSQGFGGLGGYGGGFNGGYGSQGGHTFILSKSHGSHGAFGQGGELGFGKGGGFNEFGKGGGFGGFGKGGLGLGYGK is encoded by the exons ATGCAATCAACTCATACAGTCATG CGTTCcctgtcagtgatggtggtgttggccgTGATGGCGGGTGTGTGTTATGGTGGACTAATTGGTGGTCTTGGAGGCTATGGTGGACATGGTGGCTATGGGGGCCTTAGTGGTCTTGGAGGTCTTGGCGGTCTTGGCGGTCTTGGTGGTCTTGGCGGTCTTGGTGGTATTAGCGGCCTTGGTGGACATGGCGGCTATGGTGGATCACAAGGTTTCGGTGGCTTGGGCGGCTATGGTGGAGGATTTAATGGAGGATATG GTAGCCAAGGTGGACACACGTTTATTCTGAGCAAAAGTCACG GGAGTCATGGAGCATTTGGCCAGGGAGGAGAACTAGGATTTGGTAAAGGTGGTGGATTCAACGAATTTGGTAAAGGTGGTGGATTCGGCGGATTCGGCAAAGGTGGTCTTGGCCTGG GTTACGGGAAGTAG